A genomic window from Populus nigra chromosome 7, ddPopNigr1.1, whole genome shotgun sequence includes:
- the LOC133700144 gene encoding protein RALF-like 19: protein MGSKFWLVSLMLATALVVESTTLMDDADLWGLSTLGHDNNGFEFSTEMMMDSEINHRLLAQKTRYISYGALRANSVPCNRRGSSYYNCNKRQRANPYRRGCSTITRCRRSLIASVIASLCLLFFRF, encoded by the exons ATGGGTTCTAAGTTCTGGCTTGTTTCCCTCATGCTGGCTACGGCCTTGGTTGTTGAGTCGACAACTTTGATGGATGATGCTGATCTCTGGGGCCTGTCCACTTTAGGCCATGACAATAACGGATTCGAATTCAGCACTGAGATGATGATGGATTCTGAGATCAATCACAGGTTGCTGGCTCAGAAGACAAGGTACATTAGCTATGGAGCCCTAAGGGCTAACTCGGTCCCTTGCAATCGTCGCGGTAGTTCTTACTACAACTGTAACAAGCGGCAAAGGGCTAATCCTTACAGACGTGGATGCAGCACCATCACAAGGTGCCGTAG GTCTCTCATTGCTTCTGTAATTGCAAGTCTCTGTCTCCTCTTCTTCCGATTCTGA
- the LOC133699748 gene encoding nonsense-mediated mRNA decay factor SMG7-like isoform X1, whose product MAGQEILFLPVMDTNSHLNDQKEKPSLVVEVANLEKQLWALIHTKGLLDSNVQDLYRKICSGYEKIILSDHKLGDLQDTEYSLWKLHYRHIDEYRKRMKRNSANGDTTTFATPQSVVAAQRSSDNHVVGFKSFLSKATEFYQNLIFKIKRYYDLPEDFSFLRSGGNSASVEPKKMQKLQFLCHRFLVCLGDFARYREQCEKSDAQNHNWSVAVAHYLEATIIWPDSGNPQNQLAVLAIYVGDEFLALYHCIRSLAVKDPFPDAWNNLILLFERNRASHLQYLSSEASFDFLQPSECSVQTKVQSTNDLLNCKPLKAEDEGSRETNLWSLIIRTISFLFITASFEDFPCTFASTIKEVDVLMALDDAKLEAAMESYQHMNSARTGPFRTLQCVSVFIFVIENLINSPDRKDSKDRTEAQQLLLTQAALTASFIFMGRLTGRCLKVVLLDSCPLLPALLIYVEWLASILDELETYGSDDKSTSAMCYFFGEFLKLLKRFDVNSSEFEPPRSVALWEDYELRGFAPLARSQVPLDFANHWGHRNSCKKGTQYRANRIINAAIKIADRSNSNHKWIFYDQSGRNFSVGGSDKFPDRKESEKTESASAVVQEKVPDQQIFHFTEKSEKAILEEKPSSPFMNGKSVSLEEEEVILFKPLTRYNSAPLYSSITSNDQTPSEDTGDKIVPADECLRRATSLLIAQYQGQGDPSAFHSDLTNFRCNKPMKKQEPIVKDTVEHLLSEASISHWTPSLSTSISAGPPSLNAWVLNRGLSNERVKGKSDMSKHSLAPIQEIASASMNDLCISETDSVISLGHESMTPHHSFRPYSAPVPSAPFLPDDAVLLNGSQSTFTDFNSSGTITRTNSNYFETPQVSGYLNWTGSHQPLDYGPGIPGFMDAYTPVRRMTSSEWLRQYRESQNLQRSTSHIWPVHSYAIGNTGNFHDMSSSGLFDQRGIPWASNQLIYEGSPPLHPGFSPVYETVDQRNKFIYGYQRPSPYGCGVTNEPEPLLQYLKEKEWLLQQDPTLRGPTYMGS is encoded by the exons ATGGCAGGTCAGGAAATTCTTTTTCTGCCAGTCATGGATACTAATTCACATCTTAACGATCAGAAAGAAAAACCAAGTCTTGTCGTTGAG GTTGCTAATTTAGAAAAACAGCTGTGGGCATTAATCCATACAAAAGGTCTACTGGACTCCAATGTTCAAGACTTGTACCGAAAAATCTGCTCTGGTTATGAGAAAATAATCCTTAGTGATCACAAACTGGGGGACCTTCAAGATACTGAATATTCTTTGTGGAAGCTTCACTACAGACATATTGATGAATATCgtaaaagaatgaagagaaaTTCTGCTAATGGAGACACTACAACATTTGCGACACCACAAAGTGTGGTCGCTGCACAGAGAAGTAGTGACAACCATGTAGTTGGATTTAAGTCATTTCTGTCTAAAGCAACTGAATTTTACCAAAATCTGatcttcaaaatcaaaagatattATGATCTCCCTGAAGATTTTTCCTTCCTTAGAAGTGGTGGCAACTCTGCTTCTGTTGAGCCAAAGAAAATGCAGAAACTACAATTTTTATGCCATCGCTTTTTAGTTTGTCTTGGGGATTTTGCTAGATACAGAGAACAATGTGAAAAATCTGACGCACAGAATCACAATTGGTCAGTTGCAGTCGCTCATTACTTGGAAGCAACAATAATTTGGCCAGACAGTGGAAACCCCCAAAATCAG TTGGCAGTGTTGGCAATATATGTTGGTGATGAGTTCCTTGCTTTGTATCACTGCATAAGAAGTTTAGCTGTTAAAGATCCTTTCCCTGATGCATGGAACAACCTTATTTTACTGTTTGAAAGA AACAGGGCGTCCCATTTGCAATACCTTTCCAGTGAGGCCAGCTTTGATTTCTTACAACCATCTGAATGTAGTGTCCAGACTAAAGTACAATCCACTAATGATTTGTTGAATTGCAAGCCTTTGAAAGCTGAAGATGAAGGCTCAAGGGAGACAAATTTATGGTCTCTTATCATTAGAACAATAAGTTTCTTGTTCATAACAGCCAG TTTTGAGGATTTTCCTTGTACTTTTGCATCTACCATTAAAGAGGTCGATGTGTTGATGGCACTAGATGATGCAAAGCTAGAAGCTGCAATGGAGTCATATCAGCATATGAATTCAGCCAGGACTGGTCCTTTTAGAACCCTTCAATGTGTCTCAGTATTCATCTTTGTCATTGAGAATCTAATAAATAGCCCGGACAGAAAAGATTCAAAGGATAGAACTGAAGCACAGCAGCTTTTGTTAACACAAGCTGCATTGACTGCTTCGTTCATCTTCATGGGACGCCTTACTGGTAGATGTTTGAAGGTAGTTTTGTTGGACTCTTGCCCACTTTTACCAGCTTTACTCATTTACGTGGAGTGGTTGGCGAGTATTCTTGATGAACTAGAAACATATGGATCTGATGATAAAAGTACAAGCgccatgtgttatttttttggtgagTTTCTTAAACTTCTGAAGCGGTTTGATGTTAATAGTAGTGAATTCGAGCCTCCACGCAGCGTTGCCCTTTGGGAAGACTATGAGTTGAGAGGCTTTGCACCATTAGCTCGTTCACAGGTGCCATTGGATTTTGCAAATCATTGGGGACACAGAAACAGTTGCAAAAAAGGAACTCAATACCGTGCTAACCGCATTATTAATGCCGCAATAAAGATTGCAGACAGATCAAACAGTAATCACAAGTGGATCTTCTATGATCAATCTGGAAGAAATTTTTCTGTTGGAGGATCAGATAAATTTCCAGACAGGAAAGAGTCTGAAAAGACGGAGTCTGCTAGTGCTGTTGTTCAAGAGAAAGTGCCAGATCAGCAAATTTTCCATTTTACAGAAAAAAGCGAGAAAGCTATTCTCGAGGAGAAACCAAGTAGCCCTTTTATGAATGGAAAATCTGTTTCcttggaagaggaagaagtaATTCTCTTCAAGCCTCTCACAAGATACAATTCTGCACCGCTTTATAGCTCTATAACCTCTAATGATCAAACACCTTCTGAAGACACTGGGGACAAAATTGTACCTGCCGATGAATGCTTGCGACGTGCTACATCACTACTAATAGCACAATACCAGGGCCAGGGTGACCCTTCGGCATTCCATTCTGACCTCACTAATTTCAGGTGCAACAAACCAATGAAAAAGCAGGAGCCTATTGTAAAGGATACAGTAGAACACCTGCTCTCAGAAGCCTCTATCTCTCATTGGACTCCCTCTCTCAGCACCTCCATTTCTGCTGGGCCTCCCTCACTCAATGCCTGGGTCCTCAATAGAGGTTTGAGCAATGAAAGGGTGAAAGGTAAAAGTGACATGAGTAAACATAGCTTGGCACCTATTCAGGAAATAGCTTCAGCATCCATGAATGATCTCTGTATCAGTGAAACTGACTCTGTAATTAGTTTGGGCCATGAATCTATGACCCCACATCACTCTTTTCGTCCTTATTCAGCTCCAGTGCCTTCTGCCCCATTTCTTCCAGATGATGCTGTGCTGCTCAATGGCAGTCAATCTACTTTCACTGACTTCAATAGCTCAGGAACCATCACCAGAACgaattctaattattttgagACACCTCAAGTGAGTGGCTATTTGAATTGGACTGGTTCTCATCAACCACTTGATTATGGTCCTGGAATTCCAGGATTCATGGATGCATACACACCAGTGCGTAGAATGACTTCTTCTGAATGGCTTCGTCAGTACAGGGAAAGTCAGAATCTCCAGCGAAGCACTAGTCACATATGGCCAGTTCATTCGTATGCTATTGGGAACACTGGAAACTTCCATGACATGTCCAGCTCTGGTCTTTTCGATCAGCGGGGAATTCCTTGGGCTTCTAACCAATTGATTTATGAAGGGAGCCCTCCATTGCATCCAGGTTTTTCTCCTGTTTATGAAACCGTTGATCAAAGGAACAAATTCATTTATGGTTACCAAAGACCGAGCCCTTATGGATGTGGTGTCACGAATGAGCCAGAGCCACTCTTGCAGTATCTCAAGGAGAAAGAATGGCTGCTCCAGCAGGATCCGACATTGAGAGGTCCTACGTATATGGGAAGTTGA
- the LOC133699748 gene encoding nonsense-mediated mRNA decay factor SMG7-like isoform X2, whose protein sequence is MDTNSHLNDQKEKPSLVVEVANLEKQLWALIHTKGLLDSNVQDLYRKICSGYEKIILSDHKLGDLQDTEYSLWKLHYRHIDEYRKRMKRNSANGDTTTFATPQSVVAAQRSSDNHVVGFKSFLSKATEFYQNLIFKIKRYYDLPEDFSFLRSGGNSASVEPKKMQKLQFLCHRFLVCLGDFARYREQCEKSDAQNHNWSVAVAHYLEATIIWPDSGNPQNQLAVLAIYVGDEFLALYHCIRSLAVKDPFPDAWNNLILLFERNRASHLQYLSSEASFDFLQPSECSVQTKVQSTNDLLNCKPLKAEDEGSRETNLWSLIIRTISFLFITASFEDFPCTFASTIKEVDVLMALDDAKLEAAMESYQHMNSARTGPFRTLQCVSVFIFVIENLINSPDRKDSKDRTEAQQLLLTQAALTASFIFMGRLTGRCLKVVLLDSCPLLPALLIYVEWLASILDELETYGSDDKSTSAMCYFFGEFLKLLKRFDVNSSEFEPPRSVALWEDYELRGFAPLARSQVPLDFANHWGHRNSCKKGTQYRANRIINAAIKIADRSNSNHKWIFYDQSGRNFSVGGSDKFPDRKESEKTESASAVVQEKVPDQQIFHFTEKSEKAILEEKPSSPFMNGKSVSLEEEEVILFKPLTRYNSAPLYSSITSNDQTPSEDTGDKIVPADECLRRATSLLIAQYQGQGDPSAFHSDLTNFRCNKPMKKQEPIVKDTVEHLLSEASISHWTPSLSTSISAGPPSLNAWVLNRGLSNERVKGKSDMSKHSLAPIQEIASASMNDLCISETDSVISLGHESMTPHHSFRPYSAPVPSAPFLPDDAVLLNGSQSTFTDFNSSGTITRTNSNYFETPQVSGYLNWTGSHQPLDYGPGIPGFMDAYTPVRRMTSSEWLRQYRESQNLQRSTSHIWPVHSYAIGNTGNFHDMSSSGLFDQRGIPWASNQLIYEGSPPLHPGFSPVYETVDQRNKFIYGYQRPSPYGCGVTNEPEPLLQYLKEKEWLLQQDPTLRGPTYMGS, encoded by the exons ATGGATACTAATTCACATCTTAACGATCAGAAAGAAAAACCAAGTCTTGTCGTTGAG GTTGCTAATTTAGAAAAACAGCTGTGGGCATTAATCCATACAAAAGGTCTACTGGACTCCAATGTTCAAGACTTGTACCGAAAAATCTGCTCTGGTTATGAGAAAATAATCCTTAGTGATCACAAACTGGGGGACCTTCAAGATACTGAATATTCTTTGTGGAAGCTTCACTACAGACATATTGATGAATATCgtaaaagaatgaagagaaaTTCTGCTAATGGAGACACTACAACATTTGCGACACCACAAAGTGTGGTCGCTGCACAGAGAAGTAGTGACAACCATGTAGTTGGATTTAAGTCATTTCTGTCTAAAGCAACTGAATTTTACCAAAATCTGatcttcaaaatcaaaagatattATGATCTCCCTGAAGATTTTTCCTTCCTTAGAAGTGGTGGCAACTCTGCTTCTGTTGAGCCAAAGAAAATGCAGAAACTACAATTTTTATGCCATCGCTTTTTAGTTTGTCTTGGGGATTTTGCTAGATACAGAGAACAATGTGAAAAATCTGACGCACAGAATCACAATTGGTCAGTTGCAGTCGCTCATTACTTGGAAGCAACAATAATTTGGCCAGACAGTGGAAACCCCCAAAATCAG TTGGCAGTGTTGGCAATATATGTTGGTGATGAGTTCCTTGCTTTGTATCACTGCATAAGAAGTTTAGCTGTTAAAGATCCTTTCCCTGATGCATGGAACAACCTTATTTTACTGTTTGAAAGA AACAGGGCGTCCCATTTGCAATACCTTTCCAGTGAGGCCAGCTTTGATTTCTTACAACCATCTGAATGTAGTGTCCAGACTAAAGTACAATCCACTAATGATTTGTTGAATTGCAAGCCTTTGAAAGCTGAAGATGAAGGCTCAAGGGAGACAAATTTATGGTCTCTTATCATTAGAACAATAAGTTTCTTGTTCATAACAGCCAG TTTTGAGGATTTTCCTTGTACTTTTGCATCTACCATTAAAGAGGTCGATGTGTTGATGGCACTAGATGATGCAAAGCTAGAAGCTGCAATGGAGTCATATCAGCATATGAATTCAGCCAGGACTGGTCCTTTTAGAACCCTTCAATGTGTCTCAGTATTCATCTTTGTCATTGAGAATCTAATAAATAGCCCGGACAGAAAAGATTCAAAGGATAGAACTGAAGCACAGCAGCTTTTGTTAACACAAGCTGCATTGACTGCTTCGTTCATCTTCATGGGACGCCTTACTGGTAGATGTTTGAAGGTAGTTTTGTTGGACTCTTGCCCACTTTTACCAGCTTTACTCATTTACGTGGAGTGGTTGGCGAGTATTCTTGATGAACTAGAAACATATGGATCTGATGATAAAAGTACAAGCgccatgtgttatttttttggtgagTTTCTTAAACTTCTGAAGCGGTTTGATGTTAATAGTAGTGAATTCGAGCCTCCACGCAGCGTTGCCCTTTGGGAAGACTATGAGTTGAGAGGCTTTGCACCATTAGCTCGTTCACAGGTGCCATTGGATTTTGCAAATCATTGGGGACACAGAAACAGTTGCAAAAAAGGAACTCAATACCGTGCTAACCGCATTATTAATGCCGCAATAAAGATTGCAGACAGATCAAACAGTAATCACAAGTGGATCTTCTATGATCAATCTGGAAGAAATTTTTCTGTTGGAGGATCAGATAAATTTCCAGACAGGAAAGAGTCTGAAAAGACGGAGTCTGCTAGTGCTGTTGTTCAAGAGAAAGTGCCAGATCAGCAAATTTTCCATTTTACAGAAAAAAGCGAGAAAGCTATTCTCGAGGAGAAACCAAGTAGCCCTTTTATGAATGGAAAATCTGTTTCcttggaagaggaagaagtaATTCTCTTCAAGCCTCTCACAAGATACAATTCTGCACCGCTTTATAGCTCTATAACCTCTAATGATCAAACACCTTCTGAAGACACTGGGGACAAAATTGTACCTGCCGATGAATGCTTGCGACGTGCTACATCACTACTAATAGCACAATACCAGGGCCAGGGTGACCCTTCGGCATTCCATTCTGACCTCACTAATTTCAGGTGCAACAAACCAATGAAAAAGCAGGAGCCTATTGTAAAGGATACAGTAGAACACCTGCTCTCAGAAGCCTCTATCTCTCATTGGACTCCCTCTCTCAGCACCTCCATTTCTGCTGGGCCTCCCTCACTCAATGCCTGGGTCCTCAATAGAGGTTTGAGCAATGAAAGGGTGAAAGGTAAAAGTGACATGAGTAAACATAGCTTGGCACCTATTCAGGAAATAGCTTCAGCATCCATGAATGATCTCTGTATCAGTGAAACTGACTCTGTAATTAGTTTGGGCCATGAATCTATGACCCCACATCACTCTTTTCGTCCTTATTCAGCTCCAGTGCCTTCTGCCCCATTTCTTCCAGATGATGCTGTGCTGCTCAATGGCAGTCAATCTACTTTCACTGACTTCAATAGCTCAGGAACCATCACCAGAACgaattctaattattttgagACACCTCAAGTGAGTGGCTATTTGAATTGGACTGGTTCTCATCAACCACTTGATTATGGTCCTGGAATTCCAGGATTCATGGATGCATACACACCAGTGCGTAGAATGACTTCTTCTGAATGGCTTCGTCAGTACAGGGAAAGTCAGAATCTCCAGCGAAGCACTAGTCACATATGGCCAGTTCATTCGTATGCTATTGGGAACACTGGAAACTTCCATGACATGTCCAGCTCTGGTCTTTTCGATCAGCGGGGAATTCCTTGGGCTTCTAACCAATTGATTTATGAAGGGAGCCCTCCATTGCATCCAGGTTTTTCTCCTGTTTATGAAACCGTTGATCAAAGGAACAAATTCATTTATGGTTACCAAAGACCGAGCCCTTATGGATGTGGTGTCACGAATGAGCCAGAGCCACTCTTGCAGTATCTCAAGGAGAAAGAATGGCTGCTCCAGCAGGATCCGACATTGAGAGGTCCTACGTATATGGGAAGTTGA
- the LOC133698814 gene encoding uncharacterized protein LOC133698814: protein MEKDKQSDISSAQAVLLGALAPGVNGPTWNTLKSAFLLLGLCLAMMLVLAFSSSDSSLVIHVGFLVTITATLFLLLSWFLSQTGLVSIEHQMREMDLVPKDQGAKQKET from the exons ATGGAGAAAGACAAACAATCAGACATATCTTCAGCACAAGCAGTCTTACTTGGAGCATTAGCACCTGGGGTTAAC GGTCCAACATGGAACACATTGAAATCAGCATTTTTGCTGTTGGGTTTGTGTCTTGCTATGATGCTTGTCTTAGCTTTCTCTTCCAGCGACTCTTCTTTGGTAATTCATGTTGGGTTTCTTGTCACAATCACAGCTACCCTCTTCTTGCTTCTTAGCTG GTTTCTTTCACAGACGGGTCTGGTTTCAATTGAACATCAAATGCGAGAAATGGATTTGGTGCCCAAAGATCAGGGAGCTAAGCAAAAAGAGACGTga
- the LOC133700145 gene encoding protein RALF-like 19, with protein MDSKFWLVFLMLATALVVESTTLMDDADLWGLSTLGHDNNGFEFSTEMMMDSEINHRLLAQKTRYISYGALRANSVPCNRRGSSYYNCNKRQRANPYRRGCSTITRCRRYTH; from the coding sequence ATGGATTCTAAGTTCTGGCTTGTTTTCCTCATGTTGGCTACGGCCTTGGTTGTTGAGTCGACAACTTTGATGGATGATGCTGACCTCTGGGGCCTGTCCACTTTAGGCCATGACAATAACGGTTTCGAATTCAGCACTGAGATGATGATGGATTCTGAGATCAATCACAGGTTGCTGGCTCAGAAGACAAGGTACATTAGCTATGGAGCCCTAAGGGCTAACTCGGTCCCTTGCAATCGTCGCGGTAGTTCTTACTACAACTGTAACAAGCGGCAAAGGGCTAATCCTTACAGACGTGGATGCAGCACCATCACAAGGTGCCGTCGGTACACTCATTAA